In Methanococcoides sp. LMO-2, a single window of DNA contains:
- a CDS encoding 6-hydroxymethylpterin diphosphokinase MptE-like protein: MDFKKWEPVYEKILEDFEFSREDDENSATLLSHLLVGPTTVDTSTLEELISGKDALVCGNAPKLEIDLKEVNIEDYVIIAADGATAHLMDNGIVPHIIVTDLDGDVEKEIEANQQGSIMVVHAHGDNTEKLLRYVPQFKNVIGTTQAEPFANIHNFGGFTDGDRCVFLAHEFNAKSITLVGFDFYDKNVTEMKEKKLKWAQRLLGAF, encoded by the coding sequence ATGGATTTTAAAAAGTGGGAACCGGTCTACGAGAAGATCCTGGAGGACTTCGAATTCTCTAGGGAGGATGACGAGAATTCCGCCACCCTCCTTTCCCATCTTTTGGTCGGACCTACCACCGTTGATACATCCACACTTGAGGAACTGATAAGCGGAAAGGACGCCCTTGTATGTGGTAATGCCCCGAAGCTTGAGATCGACCTGAAGGAAGTCAATATAGAGGACTACGTTATCATCGCAGCCGATGGCGCCACAGCACACCTTATGGATAATGGCATTGTACCTCACATAATTGTCACAGACCTTGACGGCGATGTGGAAAAAGAGATCGAGGCAAACCAGCAGGGTTCCATAATGGTAGTCCATGCACATGGCGATAATACTGAAAAACTGCTAAGATACGTGCCGCAGTTCAAGAACGTGATCGGCACTACCCAGGCAGAACCTTTCGCGAATATCCATAACTTCGGCGGTTTCACGGACGGAGACAGATGTGTGTTCCTTGCACACGAGTTCAATGCTAAAAGCATAACCCTTGTGGGTTTTGATTTCTATGACAAGAACGTAACTGAGATGAAGGAAAAGAAGCTCAAATGGGCACAGAGGCTCTTAGGAGCTTTCTGA
- a CDS encoding DUF373 family protein, whose amino-acid sequence MQTLIICIDRDDDLGEKANVTTPLIGREDNINAAVKLATADPEDSDSNTIFGGVNVLDELLAKGVDAEIITFAGDKNVGIISDQKISAQLDAFINENEATNAIFISDGAEDETLLPIVQSRIKIDSVKRIVVKQSANLESTYYILKHALNDPKISQTFFVPLGLAAMIYAIFLLARYPEGAIIGISAAIGLYMLYRGFNLDQPFALLRERMKNSFYEGQMTFVTYTIAAIMGIIATMIGAVTLWQYYITGGSWYYGIITLITVYINVTIWWYVVAILFADLGKMVDQKLSKSFTIKEISPALFIIAIGLLFWGASSYILSVSALAGETLNSELSLQYFVYSVVGAIMIALLGIKISMTGTSSEKLPKKGKDKAKK is encoded by the coding sequence ATGCAAACTTTAATCATATGCATCGACAGGGACGATGACCTTGGTGAAAAAGCAAATGTTACCACCCCACTTATAGGACGTGAAGATAACATCAATGCAGCAGTGAAACTTGCAACTGCAGACCCGGAGGATTCCGACAGCAACACGATCTTTGGTGGAGTCAACGTCCTTGATGAACTGCTGGCAAAGGGAGTTGATGCTGAGATAATCACATTTGCAGGTGACAAGAATGTGGGCATCATATCAGACCAGAAGATCTCTGCCCAGCTTGATGCATTCATTAACGAGAATGAGGCCACAAATGCGATTTTCATTTCCGACGGGGCAGAAGATGAGACACTCCTGCCGATCGTCCAGTCCCGTATCAAGATCGATTCTGTAAAGCGTATAGTCGTAAAGCAAAGTGCGAACCTTGAGAGTACATATTATATCCTCAAACATGCACTGAACGACCCGAAGATCTCGCAGACATTCTTTGTACCTCTTGGACTTGCAGCAATGATCTATGCCATCTTCCTGCTGGCAAGATATCCTGAAGGTGCCATCATCGGAATTTCAGCTGCGATCGGACTTTACATGCTTTACAGGGGATTCAACCTTGACCAGCCATTCGCTCTTTTGAGAGAAAGGATGAAGAATTCTTTCTATGAAGGCCAGATGACCTTTGTGACCTACACAATTGCCGCCATCATGGGAATTATCGCTACCATGATAGGAGCAGTAACGTTGTGGCAATACTATATCACAGGCGGCAGCTGGTACTATGGCATAATCACACTCATCACCGTTTACATTAACGTGACGATCTGGTGGTACGTTGTAGCCATCCTTTTTGCAGACCTTGGCAAGATGGTCGACCAGAAGCTGAGCAAGAGCTTTACAATAAAGGAGATTTCACCTGCCCTGTTCATAATAGCTATCGGACTACTTTTCTGGGGTGCAAGCAGCTACATACTTTCTGTCAGTGCCCTTGCAGGTGAAACATTGAATTCTGAGCTGAGCCTGCAGTACTTCGTTTACTCGGTAGTGGGTGCTATAATGATCGCCCTTCTGGGAATCAAGATCTCAATGACCGGAACATCATCCGAAAAATTGCCAAAAAAAGGCAAGGATAAAGCTAAAAAGTAA
- a CDS encoding MTAP family purine nucleoside phosphorylase, with the protein MKIDAAILGGVGFASYLEGSAKIINTPFGDVGVYVVELSGKTIAIVPRHSGAAEHVPPHMINYRANLWAIKELGVKKIIATNSVGTMKGHGIGSFVVPDDFVDLTKTRVSTFYDRSTVHVDMTEPYCPQISKCIMDTLEKKGLQYTRGTYVCTEGPRFETRAEIKMMSMIGDIVGMTGLPEVVLARELELCYASICTITNQACGLTDNKITADEVVDELGTKKDLLMDVLMDIIDSLPETRECECMNATQGARL; encoded by the coding sequence ATGAAAATAGATGCAGCAATACTTGGTGGTGTAGGTTTTGCTTCTTATTTAGAAGGATCAGCAAAGATCATCAATACACCTTTCGGAGATGTTGGAGTATATGTTGTCGAACTAAGCGGTAAGACCATAGCCATCGTTCCCAGGCACTCCGGAGCTGCTGAACATGTTCCCCCTCATATGATCAATTACCGTGCTAACTTATGGGCCATAAAGGAACTTGGAGTAAAAAAGATAATAGCAACCAATTCTGTCGGAACCATGAAAGGACACGGTATTGGCAGTTTTGTAGTTCCTGATGATTTTGTCGATCTCACAAAGACCCGCGTATCCACATTCTATGACAGGAGCACAGTCCATGTCGATATGACAGAACCTTATTGTCCACAGATAAGCAAATGCATTATGGACACACTTGAAAAGAAAGGGCTCCAGTATACCCGGGGAACTTATGTCTGTACCGAAGGCCCACGCTTTGAGACACGTGCGGAAATAAAGATGATGAGCATGATCGGGGATATTGTGGGCATGACAGGACTGCCGGAAGTTGTGCTTGCAAGGGAGCTGGAGCTGTGTTACGCATCCATCTGCACAATAACGAACCAGGCCTGCGGACTGACGGATAATAAGATCACAGCCGATGAGGTCGTGGATGAGCTTGGTACGAAAAAAGATCTGCTTATGGATGTACTTATGGATATTATCGATTCTCTTCCTGAAACACGTGAGTGTGAATGCATGAACGCTACCCAGGGAGCACGACTTTAA
- a CDS encoding RAD55 family ATPase, whose protein sequence is MASQLSVGTEVIVTPRMSQRRKAAEQDQSLAEETPVERKLELRAIPNDDETFTDVTGFNENEAFTETADFAGSVASVEVTGSADVIETRNEIINTGSTGLCEAPQNLSGGLVVVPTGIYVLDRTLGGGLPLSSMVYFSADPRSMSEIFFYEFTQSRKTYYFTTSRRPKYLRQDIMNMNLDPSNVIFVDIYSEYYFTSMGDMVDNLGNGHVDSKIIEFTEYNLRTILSESQGEEINIIFDNFSFFMNLNVNRGLLKRLTNLLYETTKETNSITYLYALKGSHDEQAENDILNSSDVIFDVDVERHPDKLMNKLSIPKIRGMSPKTDVIKFNVSEGINIDTSKDIA, encoded by the coding sequence ATGGCAAGTCAGCTTTCTGTAGGTACGGAGGTAATCGTTACCCCAAGAATGTCGCAGCGTAGAAAGGCGGCAGAACAGGATCAGTCTCTCGCAGAAGAGACTCCCGTTGAGAGAAAGCTTGAGCTTCGTGCTATTCCTAATGATGATGAAACATTCACCGATGTAACTGGTTTTAACGAGAATGAAGCATTCACTGAGACTGCCGATTTCGCAGGGTCGGTAGCGTCTGTTGAGGTCACAGGATCCGCTGATGTAATTGAGACCAGAAATGAGATCATAAACACAGGTTCAACCGGATTATGTGAAGCTCCTCAAAATCTCTCCGGTGGACTGGTTGTTGTACCTACTGGTATCTATGTTTTGGACAGGACCCTCGGAGGAGGCCTGCCCTTAAGTTCCATGGTATATTTCTCTGCAGACCCAAGGTCTATGTCTGAGATATTCTTCTATGAGTTCACCCAGTCCCGTAAAACATATTATTTTACCACATCCCGCAGGCCAAAATACCTGCGCCAGGACATCATGAACATGAACCTGGACCCTTCAAACGTCATATTTGTGGACATATACAGTGAATATTACTTCACTTCCATGGGTGATATGGTAGATAATCTGGGTAACGGACATGTTGATTCCAAGATCATAGAATTTACCGAATACAACCTGAGGACCATATTGAGCGAATCACAGGGTGAAGAGATCAATATAATTTTTGATAACTTCTCTTTCTTCATGAACCTCAATGTGAACCGCGGACTTCTCAAGCGCCTGACCAATCTGCTTTATGAAACTACCAAAGAGACCAACAGCATTACCTATCTTTATGCTTTGAAAGGCAGTCATGATGAGCAGGCTGAGAATGACATCCTCAATTCATCGGATGTTATCTTCGATGTGGATGTTGAAAGGCATCCTGACAAGCTCATGAACAAGCTTTCAATACCCAAGATAAGGGGAATGTCCCCAAAGACAGATGTCATAAAGTTCAACGTTTCAGAAGGCATCAACATCGATACTTCAAAGGATATTGCATGA
- a CDS encoding DUF5814 domain-containing protein, with product MTLWTFLKAEKAKVIVMVIKDRKRLPQFTGELILRKTDAGARPHKFRIFRDEKDELRPPEEFIDLLRMSERILIDIESDKKREDDVKELLAGFHLDWEHVHVCRFCVLKSRFNFINKKSIKYHHELICEECAKEELDRALRNAHSYFGDEAAERIQQIMLTTRDLDRTIGMLSPEDLDLEYTRFDTIEAQPQIRQIKIKDIPLSKKLKEILLKKSDTLLPVQSLSVEKGLLKRRNQLVTSVTATGKTLIGEIAGIENILRGQGKMLYLVPLVALANQKYDQFNKRYSELGIKTSIRVGSSRIRTSKTKSMRRTLDSDIIVATYEGLDYILRSQDSDLLGQIGSVVIDEVHMIEDSERGHRVDGLIGRLKYVASGAQFIYLSATVAKPQLLAKKLGADLVEYEYRPVPIERHLLFCPESNKIRLMSKLVRDEYNKTSSKGHKGQTIIFTNSRRNCHRIAQALPISSAPYHAGLSMQERKKVERRFEKGDLPVVVTTAALAAGVDFPASQVIFESLSMGIEWLTMQEFLQMLGRAGRPDFHDRGIVVVLATPQKSYTSEQTGTEEEIAIKLLNGEMEHTEVEYGEEEQMEEILATAAVTASRSDLEAIHRNMLGTYSLKELVARLQKKKFLNIKGDNIGLTKFGGIAAGHFLSVSKAFLIRDAVLSERRPVEIITNLEFFEAVYFKYAAQISTALKINMPSRVFQGASMDIVLEGENLSKLEMKMQDQILNFATDFLTCGCKESPYCGCPERLFSEKIISLRVDGYDPIQIVRYLEDKYGITAYPGDLLGYLDDAIRNLDAVEKIARAYSKKDLAHSAKHLKKLIVG from the coding sequence ATGACTCTGTGGACATTTCTCAAAGCCGAGAAGGCAAAGGTCATTGTAATGGTCATCAAGGACAGGAAACGCCTTCCCCAGTTTACAGGAGAGCTCATATTGCGTAAAACAGATGCAGGAGCCCGCCCACACAAGTTTCGTATATTCAGGGACGAGAAGGATGAGCTCAGGCCACCTGAGGAGTTCATAGACCTGTTACGGATGTCAGAACGCATCCTCATCGACATTGAAAGCGATAAAAAAAGAGAAGACGATGTGAAGGAACTTCTGGCAGGCTTCCACCTCGATTGGGAGCATGTACACGTGTGCAGGTTCTGCGTCCTTAAGAGCAGATTCAATTTTATCAATAAGAAATCGATCAAGTATCACCATGAGCTGATCTGCGAGGAATGTGCAAAAGAAGAACTGGACCGTGCACTTCGAAATGCACACAGCTATTTCGGGGATGAAGCAGCAGAACGTATCCAGCAGATAATGCTCACCACTCGTGACCTTGACCGCACGATAGGAATGTTAAGCCCTGAGGACCTTGACCTTGAATACACCCGTTTTGATACCATCGAGGCCCAGCCCCAGATCAGGCAGATAAAGATCAAGGACATCCCCCTCTCAAAGAAGCTCAAGGAGATCCTGCTTAAGAAATCCGATACTCTCCTGCCAGTGCAATCACTTTCAGTGGAAAAGGGTTTGTTAAAACGCAGGAACCAGCTCGTAACGTCTGTGACGGCTACCGGAAAAACATTGATCGGAGAGATCGCAGGTATTGAGAACATCCTCCGTGGACAGGGGAAGATGCTGTACCTTGTACCGCTTGTGGCGCTGGCGAACCAGAAATATGACCAGTTCAACAAACGCTATTCCGAACTCGGCATCAAGACCTCCATAAGAGTGGGAAGTTCAAGGATACGGACCTCAAAGACGAAATCTATGCGAAGAACACTTGATTCGGACATAATTGTGGCCACATATGAGGGTCTTGACTACATACTTAGGTCACAGGATTCAGATCTTTTAGGACAGATAGGCTCTGTTGTTATCGATGAGGTACACATGATCGAAGATTCCGAGCGTGGCCACAGGGTTGACGGACTTATCGGAAGGCTGAAATATGTGGCATCCGGAGCACAGTTCATCTATCTCTCAGCCACCGTGGCCAAACCACAGCTTCTTGCGAAGAAGCTGGGTGCAGACCTCGTGGAATACGAGTACAGGCCGGTACCTATTGAACGTCACCTGCTGTTCTGCCCGGAGAGCAACAAGATAAGACTTATGTCAAAGCTTGTGCGGGACGAGTATAACAAAACTTCATCCAAAGGCCACAAGGGCCAGACCATTATTTTCACAAATTCAAGAAGGAACTGCCACCGCATAGCCCAGGCACTTCCCATATCCTCTGCCCCTTACCATGCAGGCCTGTCCATGCAGGAAAGGAAGAAGGTGGAGAGACGTTTTGAGAAAGGAGACCTGCCGGTGGTTGTCACCACAGCAGCACTTGCAGCAGGTGTTGATTTCCCTGCATCACAGGTAATATTCGAATCCCTTTCCATGGGCATAGAGTGGCTCACAATGCAGGAGTTCCTGCAGATGCTGGGACGTGCGGGAAGGCCGGATTTCCATGACAGGGGTATTGTAGTGGTGCTTGCCACACCGCAGAAGAGCTACACAAGCGAGCAGACCGGTACCGAGGAAGAGATCGCCATAAAGCTTCTCAACGGTGAGATGGAACATACCGAAGTGGAATACGGTGAAGAGGAGCAGATGGAGGAGATACTGGCAACTGCGGCAGTAACAGCATCCAGAAGCGACCTTGAAGCTATACACAGGAACATGCTCGGGACCTATTCATTGAAAGAGCTCGTTGCAAGGCTCCAGAAGAAAAAGTTCCTGAACATCAAAGGGGATAATATTGGACTTACGAAGTTCGGAGGCATTGCTGCGGGCCATTTCCTTTCAGTCTCAAAGGCATTCCTGATACGGGATGCAGTGCTTTCCGAGCGCAGGCCTGTGGAGATAATAACTAACCTCGAGTTCTTTGAAGCGGTCTATTTCAAGTATGCAGCGCAGATATCAACTGCACTGAAGATCAATATGCCTTCAAGGGTGTTCCAGGGAGCTTCCATGGACATTGTGCTTGAGGGCGAGAACCTCTCAAAGCTGGAGATGAAGATGCAGGACCAGATCCTGAACTTTGCTACGGATTTCCTGACATGCGGCTGCAAGGAAAGCCCTTACTGCGGTTGTCCTGAGAGACTGTTCTCGGAGAAGATCATCAGCCTGCGTGTTGATGGCTATGATCCGATACAGATCGTAAGATATCTTGAGGACAAATACGGAATCACAGCGTACCCGGGAGATCTGCTGGGATACCTGGATGATGCAATACGCAACCTTGATGCTGTTGAAAAGATAGCCAGGGCATATTCAAAGAAGGACCTGGCACATTCGGCAAAGCACCTCAAGAAGCTTATCGTGGGTTGA
- a CDS encoding DUF3467 domain-containing protein codes for MTEENNNPEGKMAKKLKIEIRKPEDFKQVYAIGALGGHSPYDFRIGFYNDSPKGFDKSSNSQVVQRSIETEIILSPLAALELSHWLEQHIRDYQAMFGPITKVQKQPQKVKQPEDTSEIQGYI; via the coding sequence ATGACAGAAGAGAATAACAATCCTGAAGGTAAGATGGCAAAGAAGTTGAAGATAGAGATCCGAAAACCAGAGGATTTCAAACAGGTCTACGCCATCGGGGCCCTTGGTGGGCATAGCCCTTATGATTTCAGGATCGGATTCTACAACGATAGCCCCAAGGGATTTGACAAGTCTTCTAATTCACAGGTGGTACAGAGGAGCATTGAGACAGAAATAATACTCTCCCCTCTTGCGGCACTGGAGCTTTCCCACTGGCTCGAGCAGCACATCAGGGACTACCAGGCGATGTTCGGACCTATCACAAAGGTGCAGAAGCAGCCGCAGAAGGTAAAGCAGCCTGAAGACACATCCGAGATACAGGGCTACATTTGA
- a CDS encoding LSM domain-containing protein, giving the protein MFPNKKVQKLVGSKVQVEMKGNQHILEGKLESADDYLNLHLVDTVEIADGQRLRSLGSVVLRGNNIILIVPVEN; this is encoded by the coding sequence TTGTTCCCAAATAAGAAAGTTCAGAAACTGGTAGGATCTAAGGTCCAGGTAGAGATGAAAGGCAACCAGCATATTCTTGAAGGTAAACTGGAAAGTGCTGACGATTATCTTAACCTTCACCTTGTGGACACTGTTGAGATAGCTGACGGACAGCGCCTGCGCTCTCTCGGTTCCGTTGTATTGAGAGGAAACAACATTATCCTGATCGTGCCTGTAGAGAACTAA
- a CDS encoding Lrp/AsnC family transcriptional regulator → MEIEDKTLKLISDSKEGVFQNELWKLLEIDSRKCSRVVTKLMNANLITRESAVNNGARTYLIKVVAPEEESFDLLLSGEIFSPCAGCRLACQPEHCELLSQWIQQLTLEDEQKEAEE, encoded by the coding sequence ATGGAAATAGAAGATAAGACTCTCAAACTGATAAGCGATAGCAAAGAAGGTGTCTTCCAGAACGAGCTCTGGAAGCTGTTGGAGATTGACAGCCGCAAGTGCTCAAGGGTCGTCACCAAGCTGATGAACGCTAACCTGATCACCCGTGAGTCCGCCGTCAACAACGGCGCAAGGACCTACCTGATCAAAGTAGTTGCACCTGAAGAGGAATCTTTCGATCTCCTCCTCTCAGGAGAAATTTTCTCCCCCTGTGCAGGCTGCAGGTTAGCCTGCCAGCCCGAACACTGCGAACTGCTATCCCAGTGGATCCAACAGCTAACCCTGGAAGACGAACAAAAAGAAGCCGAAGAGTGA
- a CDS encoding CDC48 family AAA ATPase, translating into MPMSVEKGNSNGDSVKLKVAEATQEDVGKGIVRLDPAYRDKLEVGEYGVLEIEGDRVTSALAINTDPADAGLDIIRMDGLIRANAKISIGDYVDVRKAEWKEAINVTLAPVSKGMHISASSNILASVFRNRTVSKGDFISTTHFRKSKEKQPARGMMLEDMFSDLFDYSFGLGEIKMQVISTTPKGIVKITEMTELQLLPEAVELPPEQSIPTVMYEDLGGIKPAISKVREMIELPLKHPELFDRLGIEPPRGVLLHGPPGTGKTMLARAVANESDAYFISVNGPEIMSKYYGESEHQIREIFDEAEQNAPAIIFLDEIDSIAPKRAEVTGEVERRVVSQLLSLMDGLKERKNVIVIGATNRPEALDMALRRPGRFDREIVLHVPDQDGRLEIFQIHTRGMPLADDVDLNTLAGTTYGFVGADIAALCREAAMGSLRRILPQINLEEEHIPEDILEKLSVTAEDFKLAQKDVEPSAMREIMIETPNVGWNDVGGLEDVKELLKEAVEWPLKNPESFQRIGVEAPKGVLLYGPPGTGKTMLAKAIAHESNANFIAAKGSDLLSKWYGESEKHISEMFSRARQVSPSIIFLDELDALAPIRGGAMGEPQVTERIVNQLLSELDGLEELHGVVIIGATNRPDIIDPALIRPGRFDELILVPVPDLPTRRKIFEVHTRKMSLADDVNIEELLDTTDKYTGADIASVCKKAGRFALREDLLAKEVTQKHFLKAIDETGASVTSDTMKYYEDLKGDLKTKRSREIESPVYA; encoded by the coding sequence ATGCCGATGAGTGTGGAGAAAGGCAATTCTAACGGGGACAGTGTCAAACTAAAGGTTGCTGAAGCAACCCAGGAAGATGTGGGAAAAGGCATCGTACGCCTTGATCCGGCATACAGGGACAAGCTTGAAGTCGGTGAATATGGGGTTCTGGAGATCGAAGGAGACCGTGTCACTTCGGCACTTGCGATCAATACTGATCCTGCCGATGCCGGGCTTGATATTATACGAATGGACGGTCTGATACGTGCCAATGCGAAGATCAGTATCGGAGATTATGTAGATGTCAGGAAAGCAGAGTGGAAGGAAGCGATCAATGTTACTCTTGCACCTGTGAGCAAGGGAATGCACATCTCGGCCTCAAGCAACATCCTTGCATCCGTATTCAGGAACAGGACCGTTTCAAAGGGAGATTTCATATCCACCACACATTTCAGGAAATCGAAAGAAAAGCAGCCTGCCAGAGGAATGATGCTCGAGGATATGTTCAGCGACCTTTTTGATTATTCCTTCGGTCTTGGTGAGATCAAGATGCAGGTGATCTCAACGACCCCAAAGGGCATTGTAAAGATAACAGAAATGACAGAGCTCCAGCTGCTACCCGAAGCTGTGGAACTCCCACCTGAACAGTCCATTCCCACAGTAATGTATGAGGACCTTGGAGGTATCAAGCCGGCAATCTCCAAAGTAAGGGAAATGATTGAGCTACCGTTGAAGCATCCGGAACTGTTCGACAGGCTTGGTATCGAACCTCCAAGGGGTGTATTGCTGCACGGGCCACCGGGAACCGGTAAGACAATGCTGGCAAGAGCAGTTGCCAATGAGTCTGATGCTTATTTTATCTCGGTCAACGGGCCGGAGATCATGTCAAAATACTACGGCGAGTCCGAGCACCAGATACGTGAAATATTCGATGAAGCAGAGCAAAATGCACCTGCAATCATATTCCTTGATGAGATAGATTCCATCGCACCAAAGAGGGCAGAGGTCACCGGAGAGGTGGAAAGGAGGGTGGTCTCACAGCTACTCTCATTGATGGACGGCCTGAAGGAGCGCAAGAACGTCATCGTTATCGGTGCGACCAACCGCCCGGAGGCACTGGACATGGCACTACGCCGTCCCGGAAGGTTCGACCGCGAGATAGTACTGCATGTGCCGGACCAGGACGGCAGGCTGGAAATATTCCAGATACACACCCGCGGAATGCCGCTGGCAGATGACGTGGACCTCAATACACTGGCTGGGACAACATACGGTTTCGTGGGAGCAGATATTGCAGCCCTTTGCCGTGAAGCGGCCATGGGAAGCCTCCGCAGAATCCTGCCACAGATCAATCTCGAAGAAGAACATATTCCTGAAGACATTCTTGAAAAGCTGAGCGTCACAGCAGAAGATTTCAAACTGGCACAGAAGGATGTAGAGCCCTCAGCCATGCGTGAGATCATGATCGAGACCCCGAATGTTGGCTGGAACGATGTCGGCGGACTGGAAGATGTCAAGGAACTGCTCAAGGAAGCTGTTGAGTGGCCACTTAAGAATCCTGAATCCTTCCAGCGTATCGGAGTGGAAGCCCCTAAAGGAGTATTGCTCTACGGGCCACCGGGAACCGGTAAGACAATGCTGGCAAAGGCTATAGCCCATGAATCTAATGCAAATTTCATCGCTGCAAAGGGAAGTGACCTGCTTTCAAAATGGTACGGTGAATCGGAAAAGCATATCTCCGAAATGTTCTCCCGTGCAAGACAGGTCTCACCATCCATTATATTCCTTGATGAACTTGATGCGCTTGCACCCATACGTGGAGGAGCAATGGGAGAACCACAGGTCACCGAGCGTATCGTCAACCAGCTGCTCTCTGAACTTGACGGTCTTGAAGAGCTCCATGGTGTTGTTATCATAGGTGCTACCAACAGACCTGATATTATCGACCCTGCGCTGATCCGCCCGGGAAGATTCGATGAACTGATACTTGTTCCGGTACCGGATCTGCCCACCCGGCGTAAGATCTTTGAGGTGCACACCAGGAAGATGTCACTTGCAGATGATGTGAATATTGAGGAGCTCCTGGATACAACAGACAAATACACCGGAGCTGACATTGCATCCGTCTGTAAAAAAGCAGGACGCTTTGCCCTTCGCGAGGACCTGCTGGCAAAAGAGGTGACACAAAAGCATTTCCTAAAAGCCATCGATGAGACCGGAGCATCCGTTACCTCTGACACCATGAAATATTACGAGGACCTGAAAGGAGATCTGAAGACAAAGAGGTCCAGGGAAATAGAGAGTCCGGTATATGCCTGA
- a CDS encoding Glu/Leu/Phe/Val dehydrogenase: protein MIPNNIERIHSDSAITCKLCMQEMETLYEHLAMSREEIDLLDVPKRSFTVHFPVRMDSGKVKMFIGHRVQYNDARGPTKGGIRYHPELTVEYLQDLAFLMSIKCALVDIPFGGAKGGIVANTKELSRGELERVTRAYIREIADYIGPFKDIPAPDVYTDGQIMIWILDEFEKIRREHTPSIVTGKPVELGGSHVRKYSTSLGGVFILEEALKKLEIDRSELCVAVQGFGKVGSNAARILYEKGFTICAVSDSAGGIFNEDGLDITEVIDHKTRTGSVIDFPESRNITNEQILALDCGILIPAALSNQIKRENVNDVKAKIILELANAPITMEASRMLVDRKVLLIPDILANAGGVVVSYFEWIQNLSQDYWEEEKVLERLREKMKTAFEKVYTICLEQNCSMRRAALQFSVERILYAERLRGNL from the coding sequence TTGATACCAAATAATATCGAAAGAATACATTCGGACAGTGCAATTACCTGTAAACTTTGCATGCAGGAGATGGAAACCCTCTATGAGCACCTTGCTATGTCAAGAGAAGAAATCGACCTCCTCGACGTGCCAAAGCGATCATTTACTGTGCATTTCCCTGTTCGCATGGATTCCGGCAAGGTGAAGATGTTCATCGGCCACAGGGTTCAGTATAATGATGCACGAGGCCCTACCAAAGGTGGAATTCGATATCATCCGGAACTTACCGTTGAATATCTCCAGGACCTTGCATTCCTTATGTCCATTAAGTGTGCTCTTGTAGACATCCCCTTCGGAGGCGCCAAGGGTGGCATTGTTGCCAATACCAAAGAGCTCAGCAGGGGAGAACTTGAAAGGGTCACAAGAGCATACATAAGAGAGATCGCAGACTATATCGGACCGTTCAAGGACATTCCTGCTCCTGATGTATACACCGACGGCCAGATAATGATCTGGATCCTCGATGAGTTCGAAAAGATAAGAAGAGAGCACACGCCATCCATTGTCACAGGAAAGCCCGTGGAACTGGGAGGAAGCCACGTCAGGAAATATTCCACATCCCTTGGAGGGGTCTTCATACTTGAAGAAGCCCTGAAAAAGCTTGAGATCGACAGGTCTGAGCTTTGCGTTGCGGTGCAGGGATTCGGAAAAGTGGGATCTAACGCTGCACGCATCCTCTATGAAAAGGGATTTACAATATGTGCAGTAAGCGACTCTGCGGGAGGGATATTCAATGAAGATGGCCTGGACATCACAGAAGTCATCGACCACAAGACCAGAACCGGAAGCGTTATAGATTTCCCGGAGAGCCGGAACATAACAAATGAGCAAATTCTGGCACTCGATTGCGGGATACTCATACCCGCAGCACTTTCAAACCAGATCAAGCGTGAGAATGTCAACGATGTTAAAGCAAAGATAATCCTTGAACTTGCTAATGCACCCATCACAATGGAAGCAAGCCGAATGTTGGTAGACAGGAAAGTACTGCTGATTCCCGACATACTCGCGAATGCCGGTGGTGTTGTGGTCAGTTATTTTGAATGGATACAGAACCTCAGCCAGGATTACTGGGAAGAGGAAAAGGTCCTTGAAAGGCTCAGGGAGAAAATGAAAACAGCATTTGAAAAGGTATACACGATATGCCTTGAGCAAAATTGCAGTATGAGGCGTGCAGCACTGCAGTTCTCAGTTGAGAGGATACTGTACGCTGAAAGGTTGCGCGGAAACCTCTGA